The genomic segment ATTCTTGAAAATCCAGCTTATTGAGTTCTGAATAAATTATTTGTAATTAAGTAGACTTCTTAACAGAAATATAAGGTTTTGGGCCAAGCTAATGGGTTATGCCAAACTCGCAGCTAGAACGTCCGCTTCGCCCCGGGATATGTTGCTCTCTTTATCTGATTGCTTTATTGGCCTTCTCTGGTTACATGTTGCATCTGTATGAGCCTCATTTTCAGGATTTGATGGCTGACTGAGGGCTACCTTTACCTCTGTGGCTgccttatttttcaatttttgttttgccCTTTGATGGATTGTTTTCAATGGAATGTGACATGCAGGAAATATATTCAACTTGTTTTGTTTGTGGGTATGTGGCTGTGGAAGGCCTGGACGACTAAACATTACATTGTTTTTATGTTTGGGCAGAAACCAAAATGCATTTGATCATTTCCTTGGTAAGTGCAGTGAAAATCTTTTTTGACGATAAGAAAATGGACAACAAAAGTTAGCTCATATGTGATTCATTCCGGTAAAGATTACAACACACAAGAGAACTCCATATCTCAGGACCGGGATGAGTGATACATCTGGCGAGGACACACAAGCAGGAAAATTGTGCAAGACTTTCCCTCGACAAGTGTGGGATAATTTATAACACCCTATGTTGCGTTAAAGTATGGGATCCGTTCAACGTTGAGTGAACTAGAAAGGAATGAGGAACTCTAATACTGtgaaaagaaatgaattttatATCTAGTTCAATCTCAAAAGTTAACTCACGAGACTTGTCCAATAAACAGTGGCGGACTCATAATTCAATGCTCCTGAGTGCTCActttaaaatcaacaaaatatatattgtCTTGAGTAGGATTCGAACTCGGCTTCTCAATGGCTTAGCCTAAAGGCTATCACCTTTTAACTAGAGCACCAagttcttttattattttttgggtgctatttattattttatattaaaatttcaatAGTTTTTATATGTCTACGTAGAATATCCGTCACGGTTAATGAGTGTTCGAGCACCAAAAATTAATACATGGGTCCGACCTTgccaataaaaatgaaataagaaaaccAGAAATAGGTCAAGGTAATCAAAGAGATTACAAGCATGTAATTCATGGATAGTCGTTTGTCCAATAAATTTATTAAATGCTAAAAATTTATTCACACTTAGCCTTAACACCAAGTCAATCCATGCATTTCATATGTTTGACTATCTACTTTCTTCTTGAATTGTGGTCCATTAACTTGTAATTTAAAATTACATTAATCATTCAAGTATGCAAAGTTGTATGATTTGATGTGAGCATTCGGTTCGGTGCAGGTAGAATTTTACCTTTGATTGAATAGTGGTAGCTGCAATCGAGTTTAACAAGAGAACTATAATTACGGATCAATGAACGCTTAATCATTATATCAAATTGAGATAAGTATTCACTTTTCTAATATTCAAAGCTTGAGTAAATAGCCATGATAAGTTGCCCACGTGGAAGCTTTCATTTATTTGGACTTagaagaaatcaagaaacaaacTAAGAAATAACGCGAAAGTACAAACAATATAGGCAAATTGCCtttataaataagaagaaaaacagaaagaaagaaacaggTAATtgcttacttatttttttgtcgAACTTTAAATATAGGGTAGTCTCTTCACCCAATTAAAGTGATTTCGTAGTTTACATACCATtactagaagaaaaaaaaaagtttgggtaTGCCAAAAGAACGTGGAGACCTTTTTTTGTTTGGAGTAATTTGAGTGTTGCTTAAACATAACTACAATAGTAGGTGCAATGTAATTCTTAGATTATAGAGTAACACAAATTACAAGTGTGCAAAAAagtcttttttctttaaaaagggccaaattatttttttggcacTTGCGATGACAAATATGTGACGTCATAAAAAAAGAGATAAACTTTTAAGATAATCTTAGAAGAGAAATTAAGATGGTCAATTATGGACAACAAAAGGGAGGTTGTTTAACGTAGACGTTATTTAATTTAGGGATTACGGAATGGCCAAAAAGTTGGCATTAATTTGCTAATAATAAATGCAATATTTATCCTTTGGCCGTGGAGTTAGGTACGGAGCTTCCCTATAACAGTCAAAACTCAAAAGTCTCCAacatttaattttgttttattgtatatatatactagttatgtgtGGCTCGTGCTAAGCtcgggcccaaactcaagatataaaagcagatattttaactaaagaaatataatttgtgttagtacaagtgtacaacaacaacaacaacaaccatatctTTCATTTGTAATCACAAGTgtgtagttatataaaagcaaaattttcattccactcctttaatattttaacttccattttgatgaaattataacttatgtatcctaattttttgaagttatttagttctaaataaataatctatacatagttaatgaacttttaagacaaatacataatttaacttgtgcatgTTGGATGGAGTCactcctctcttaattagggattaggggttcgaacatggatatggaaaaaaatctttggaggaaagcctccccccgaataggcgcgatgcgaattatttggattaattgggctcaaatgcggatatcgagcaccaatcgaaaatcaaagaacgtgaaaaatgaggtaggaggttcgataaatttttgaaaagtagactttaaaaacaaaaacaaaaaaattgacataaataaataagattaggacctaaaagtaattaattaaaaagttttaaaaaaatttgaaaattattgtaaggactacaaaagtggCTCGAtaagcttttgaaaagtagactttaaaaataaaaaaaaaaaaattgacttaaataaataaaattaggacataaaagtaattaatgaaaaagtttttaaaaatttgggaaattattgtgaggactacaaaagtcctcacattccctcttatatataatagtaatatatatataattgtttcATATCCAAAATATTCCTGCAAGATTAATTTAAAGGGAAGCACTCTCTGGCAGAGATTTCGTCATTGTTCGAACTCGAGACCATCTCATTCATGTCACTACACCCGTGATTAGGTGTGTACAAAATAAACCGCACTAAACCGTtaaatcgagtcaaaccgagaaaaaaatccGACTAGTGTTTtgatttgacttggtttggtgttgaaaaaaaaaaatcccgaccataattggtttggtttggtttggttttacctaaaaaaagtcaaaccgaactaaaccaacccgacattacatgtattcaatttttaaaatattttatacataaaaatatttatttgtaatataatttataaatatttcttaaattttttcgtagttttttatatctattatcatattatttaagcttgaacttagaattttgaatgttaataagttttatatcctatgaatattagtaactcatataaagtccaaaccaaaaccaactcaacactaatactaacaaaaaaaaaaattcaatttaccactaggaatgacaataatgttggatttctattctttagttttgcataattggtttagagagtgaaaaaacataacttaagtttttttcttgtcatgtaattaatacttattagccgtatttattttagcatgacttagtatttttagattatggccattttctttatggcttattaattaacaatatttattttaactgattttattaacttttgttgaatattttaatacagtgtcatcactcttctcacattttgtgttattttcttataaaacaccttaattatatagttgtatcttactaggactaaagacatatttgaagtaaaagttatatgtttcgTATGAAGACTATTCTCGAAAAAAACTTGAGAAAATCGAATAATCCGAGAAAACGCGAGGttgaaaaatccaaattttattggtttagtttggtgtataaatttaaaaacccgacgcaattgatttggtttggtgtttaaaaaattcgAATCAATCGGGTCCATGGACACCCCTACTCGTGATAGTCTCCATAGTTTACGTAGTGTTGTACTGACGTACCTCATTATTGGATGATGTTTGACCGGACATACTAGACATATATTAACTTATTATCAACACTTtggaccacaagtttcaaagatttttcctttcttttttaaatttcgtgccTAATCAaattatgtcacataaattaggacagagagagtaccttttagtaatatagtaccttttagtaatatagtaccttttagtaatataattataaaatttttattatagaaagtattataattcaattaattgaaaatatcaataaattattttacttagtccgctTATTCCATACATGACTTTCCTgatttggttctccaattgaaagatttgaaatacaccttctctTACTGAGTTTTatgccatcatctctttctactcaacaataCTGAAAAAAGCGCTTTCATGCGTTAGCATCTGTTGTAGTCTATTGCCACACTTAAAAACACCCCTAATATTGGCAAACTGAATTTAAATTCACCCCATGTTGCCACATGGCACAGCAAGAAAAGGCCAAGCGGACAGCGCGTGGATTCACGTTGCTGAGGTGTCCTAACACGGGGTGAATTTAAATTGAGTTGGCCAAGATTAGGGGTGTTTTAAGAGGGTCAATAGTTCAGGGACTAAAGTACGAAAACATgccaagtttaggggtgttttcaCCACTTCAgcctaaaaaaaatgatatatttatatgtttagaaatcatttaacttaaaatttcctcttttacttttaatgaaatgatttaaatccacacaaatatctatgatttgtaaagaccacaagtttcaaagatctttcctttctattttaaacttcgtgcctaatcaaattatgtcacataaattaggataaagagagtaccttttagtaatataattatggaattttattatagaaagtattataattcaattaattgaaaatatcaataaattgtTTTACTTAGTCTgcttctcccatatatgactttcttGGTTTGGTTGtgaaatacaccttctcctaccgagtttcatgccatcatctctttctactcaacaacactgaaaaGCTTTCATTCATTAGCATATGTTGtaatcttaaatttttaagtatagaccaattttatcatttaaagaaaatatgtgtatacgtttcttgaccgtttatatttcgtcttcttgatgttattcctcattttaaatcttttggttttatgacttctttagcggtttttgtgttcaatttaaatcgttatttcttttttcatgaatttctcttttttaaattttctctaagtgtgCCTTTACCATTTTTACGaacttatcatcattatttaaatgttatctcctacttcttcacgtggacccaaacttaatttttttatatttttattattatagaagagtgggtcccaccttattttttttttaatttactgtTCTAGAAGAGTTGAGTGGActccaccttatttttttttaataaatttactGTTCTGGAAGAGTGGGTGGACGGCGATccaacccactcttctaatatagtagaaaaatttatatatatatatatatatatatgtatatatatataaaatggtAAAGTTGCTGTCATGTGACGAAGAGGTTACAAGTTCAAGCCGTGGAAACAATCTCTTGCAGAAATATAGGGTAAGACTGCGTAAAATAGACCCTTGTGTCCGGCCCTTCCTCGAACCCCGCACATAGTGGGAGCTTAATTCACCTGGCTGTCTTTCAGACCTCACCTGATGGGATTTCTTGGTtgtataaaaaagaaagattattGAGATTTTAAATATGCTACACATTTTTTATGAGAAatttaaaatgaaattatttttaaatataaaaaagtaataatttttttttttttttaggcttaatgcatatgagCCCTCCTaaacttgtcccttttttttcattttggcacctcaactaagtgtgcttatcaaacacaatccgactcACATAGCACATATGgtgagttttttattttttattttttacttaagTATGGTAGGCACAAGACCCTACAAATCACAATAACTGAAATTAAAACTAAAAAGAACTGAAAATCAAAACATATTCTACAAAGTGAATCAAGAATTCACATATGAATACAACATCAACATAGCATTATCTTTATCAATATAGTTAAATTCCATACATATATTAGCTCAACTTTCAAAGATACATCATGTGAGATCTTtatgtaagtcggattgtgtttgatagatacACTTGAGGTCAAGTTCAGGAATTTAATAGGAATAATATTTAGTTGAGGtgctaaaatgaaaaaaaaaaaaaaaaaaaagataaatttagAGGGACACATATGCattgagctttttttttttttttttttttttttttttaaggaaagagTACAATATGGTCAAATGGTAAATGATGCTTGTAATCCCATCAACACGTTTAATGCTGACTAAAAATATCTTCCCAGACCAAGTCAAGCGACAAAAATCAGCATTAActcttttttctgattttttttacaATGTTGAAAATCAAGATTGATGACTTTCATTTAGTCATTTTTTCAGCTGGCTTATTCACCACTAGTggccaagagagaaaagggCTTCCCAAAATGGAATATGCCCTGTTTAAAGTTaacaatattttataaaacattCACTCATGTTCTTAAATTTCTGCCTAAGGTTTCTTCTTTGAGTATCAGGTATGTCTTTGctttcactttatttgataATTTGAAGATATGGGTAGAGTTGATTCttgaaaaaattgaatctttttgTATAAACTTGAAACCCCTTTTTAATTCttgaaaaaattgaatctttttgTATAAATTTGAAACCCCTTTTTAATTCTTGAAAAAATTGGATCTTTTTGTATAAACTTAAAACCCCTTTTGCTTTCTTtgtgtttacttctttttttttttttttggttattttcttcaagtttagCTAGTTTCTGGTGTAAGGATGCAAGTGGTGAGCTTCAGTTCTTTGTAACTCTTAGAGAGAATCtgaggcttttttttttttttttttttgcttctctGTGGATGTGAGTTCTTTATTTGCCAGTAAATCTGTgatgaatttaatgaatttcttttataattaaggTTTTCAGTCTCTATATGGAAGAGCTACAGGACCAAGGTAGTGGGGACCTAATCCTTTACCCTAGgccttttttaaaagaaattgtgAAAAGAAAAGGTGGCAATTTTGGTTACAGTTCttttttttgatatgatgaagGGTATGGGCTGAGCTTAAATGAAGTTGTGAGGATTTATATAGCCGACCtcaacttgtttgggactgaggtgtagttgtattggTTAAAATGCTTTTAGGATTTGACCCCAACTGGTTTGGGACTAAGGCGTAGTTGTTGTATTGGTTAAAGTGTTTTCAGGACTATGAACAAAATACATTTGTCCAACACTCTACTAAATTAAGTTCAATCTGTTCTTCTAATTTCGCATTAGTGacaattgaaatattttttgttaaacttCTCCCACAGGACAGTCTGATCattgaaaatgtgttatggatgtgaaTGCTAAAGCTTGAAGCTGGAGGACTTTTTAACGGAAGTCAACAAGGTATATGCTGGAATTTATTGTGCTAAACTGGTTGAGAATATTTCACAATGAGGCCTTCTCAAAACCCTGAGGATATGAATAAGCTCAACATGTTCTATAACCAGCCCGGAGAGGATCAAGAATCAGTTTCCCTGCCTTCCATTAACAATCCAAACAACAGCCAATCGTTCTATGCTGATCTTGGTCAGCGGACACAGTTCTCTGCCTTAAAACCCGATCAAATCTGCTATGTTGACTCATCCAATGGAAATTCTAGTGAATTTGTTTCTGATATATGTCCTTCAGAAATGCATCATTCTCCTGATGATACGTATCACTCTTCAGGTAACAGTTCGTGTTTCACTAGTGATGTTACTGACCTGAAGCACAAATTAAGGGAACTTGAAAATGCCATGCTGGGGCCCGATTTAGAAAGCTTGGAATCATATAATACTACACCATCGGCTGCAGCCAATCAAATTTCATCGGAGTCGGAtaaattggttgaaatgctaaCTGCTTGTGCTAAAGCAATAGAGGAGAATAATTTGATAACAGCTGAATGGTTAATGTCGGAACTACGCTCGGTGGTATCAGTTTGTGGGTCCCCAATACAACGTTTAGGAGCCTATATGCTGGAAGGTTTAGTTGCAAGATTGGCCTCCTCGGGTAGCTCCATCTACAAGGCCTTGAGGTGCAAAGAGCCTACTAGCGTTGAGTTATTCTCGTACATGCACTTGCTTTATGAAATCTGCCCGTACTTCAAGTTTGGATATTTGTCAGCAAATGGTGCAATTGTTGATGCCATGAAAGATGAGAACTCGATTCATATAATCGATTTCCAGATCGCCCAGGGTAGCCAGTGGATCACATTAATCCATGCTCTTGCAGCCCGGCCTGGTGGACCCCCACGAATCTGCATCACAGGTATGGGTGTCAAATGGGTGGTTTGGACTGGATGGGCGGGTCATAACCCAACAATAcccaattcttactaagttttaatttctttgtttgttcttttataatttttttgtacctaataaaactatcttttttctttattatagctatatataacatatcaaataaaaacaAGTTAAAAAATTTTGACAATATTTCTGACGGTCAATTTGGGCTGCATATCAGCCCAATTTTTTGATGAGCTGATAAATGGCGAGTCAATGACCAACCCAAACTTGGGCGGTCATGTTTTCATTAGCTAATTTTGTCACCCCTAAATTCACAGGGATTGATGATTCCACATCGGCTTACGCCAGAGGAGGAGGGATAGAAATTGTCGGTCAGAGGTTATCGAGTGTTGCTGCATCTTGCAATGTACCTTTCGAATTTCATCCCGTGGCTGCTTCTTGTTCCGACGTTGAGATTGAGCATCTTAAGGTTCGGCGGGGGGAACCGTTGGCTGTGAATTTTGCACTCGTCCTGCACCATATGCCCGATGAGAGCGTGGGCACTCAAAATCACAGAGACCGGCTTCTAAGGATGGTTAAAAGTTTATCTCCCAAGATTGTGACCTTAGTCGAGCAAGAGTCCAACACTAATACAGCTCAGTTCTTTCCAAGGTTTTTGGAGACATTGAACTACTACCTATCCGTATTCGAATCGATAGATGTGGCTCTACCTAGGGACCATAAACAACGAATCAACGTCGAGCAACATTGCTTGGCCCGGGAAATTGTGAACATATTAGCATGTGAAGGGGCAGAAAGAGTGGAGCGTCATGAGCTTCTTGAAAGGTGGAGGTCACGCTTTTTTATGGCTGGGTTTAAACCGTATCCGTTAAGCTCTTCAGTAAATGCTACTATCAAGAACTTACTGGATAATTATTACAAGAGTTATACGCTTGACGAGAGAAATGGCGCTCTTTATCTTGGCTGGATGAATCGAGATTTAGTTGCCTCTTGTGCTTGGAAATAGTAGTATCCTACCGTGAGTAGGTGCATGTAACTTGTAGCTTGATAATGGTAAGAGATAGTAGACCTTTTTTTTCTGTTCGTGTTAAGTTAAAAGCACTTTAATTTAATCTTGTTAGGATCTGTTCTATCAGAAACTAATCAGTTTGTTTTATCTTTCACATTGTGCATTTTGTTGATCTTCTTAGCTCAAAAGTTGGTTCATTATGATAGAGTACTCAAAATTGATTATATTTCAGGAAAATTCACATAGACAAGCTGAACGTATGctcatttatgaaatttgcaATTCAGTTTAAATTATTCTGAAGCAGGTTAATACAACAGTTGAATGGACCCTTAATAATGTAACTATTTAATTATCAAGTGAATTTACAACAAAAGGATATCGGGTAGCCACCTTTAGGGCCGCTTGTTGAAATACAACTAGCTTGCTAAGTATTTGAAAAATAGCcacaacttaaaaaaaaaagaagaggtgaAGACCGCCTCTTCTCagccttttctttttaatttcagGACATTGTCATGAAGTTTTCATCATGTAGAAGTGTCTAACggtgtataatttttttaataacatcAGGTTAAGGTGACCTGCAACAATAACTACCTCTTCGTAGGCCATAGCAAGTCTAATATGATAACCTACTATGATCGATTTGGTTGTACTGATGGTGTGAAATCATTGCATATAAAGCTTTAGACATTTCTAGTAAATCCTAATCGTTAAGCAAAAACCACTTGTACGATATAAAACAACCACGTTTAGGATGCGTGGCCGGATCATTTGCACTTTTCCCCCTCTTTTGTGCTAGTCTATAATTTTTGACCCTCAGGAATAATTTTTTCGCggacaaaatataaacttatgtccCATTaggggacaaaaattaaagaccggcatGTTGATCCTATCAAGCCCAGCACAGATACAATCAAGCAAATCATACTGAAACCTTCAAGAAGCAGCCATTTTTTCGTCCAAGCTCCAATTTTCCTTTGTACAATGTACATTTCCACAGGAAAATAAATGGGTCATTGGCCAAAAGCTCAATGACCAACTAAACCGTAAATTGAACACTTTGcccaaaccctttttttttttttttaaacaaacaacaataccacTTTGCCCAAATCCTTTTCTCTCACCCTTATAAACCgtaacacattcctctctcttCTTCATCAGATCTTCAAAATGGTGCTTCAACAAATTTGCAAGCACATGTATTAGTCCTTCTCTAAAAGAATTgctaaacaaattaaaaaagaggCTGCTTCTCATCCAGGTTTCAGATCAACCATTAAATCATTAACACACAAGTACAATGAAGGTGTTGTTTGGATCAGTGTTTTAAAAAGCTTTCGGATCTCGGCGAGCATCGACAAACATCCGGGACTCACGTGCGGGGCTTAGTTCTGTGAGGCTGCCCTAAGCGCCCGATCGTACGCATACTAAACGACGCGCTAACGCACCTTTGCCCGACCGTACTTACTAAACACGCCTAACGCAGTCTTTGCACTTGCTCACTCTAACGattcttacacaaattatatgttaaattctttttaattaaaatcgttaccctcataattctttaacaaatgaaCGATACTTAATAGCTTTTCATCTATATAAATAAGAAGATTGGGTGTAACAAATAACAAGTTGTGGTATTGTATATTTACTGTTGAGAACGTGGTAGAGTGAATATCAcctaatatttcttttaaaagtaCATAACCGATTTGTACATTTTCACTTGTCATTGGTCTTTTGTCCTatgtatcaaaattatcatattttattgtttcgctatttgaaagtaattttaatCTTATTCATGAAAGAGTtacgttttaattataatactgataaaatttattgatataaaataaatagtatgataataatattgttttaagaaattgtggTTTTTTCACagtttgaaagttaagatgttagagttgatttgtatttcataatagcttttatttaattttgtattatttatacttgtataattatgttatatataattacaagttcATGGTCGGGCCTGAGGATCCACATTTCAATATTATCCGAGAATCGCAGAGTACGAGAAGGGATTGGAGGTGTGAATTGAGACATATTTGGAGGGAAGGCAATGTGGTCATATTCCATTGAGAGTAAGATCTGTTCGATA from the Lycium ferocissimum isolate CSIRO_LF1 chromosome 11, AGI_CSIRO_Lferr_CH_V1, whole genome shotgun sequence genome contains:
- the LOC132038673 gene encoding scarecrow-like protein 21; translation: MRPSQNPEDMNKLNMFYNQPGEDQESVSLPSINNPNNSQSFYADLGQRTQFSALKPDQICYVDSSNGNSSEFVSDICPSEMHHSPDDTYHSSGNSSCFTSDVTDLKHKLRELENAMLGPDLESLESYNTTPSAAANQISSESDKLVEMLTACAKAIEENNLITAEWLMSELRSVVSVCGSPIQRLGAYMLEGLVARLASSGSSIYKALRCKEPTSVELFSYMHLLYEICPYFKFGYLSANGAIVDAMKDENSIHIIDFQIAQGSQWITLIHALAARPGGPPRICITGIDDSTSAYARGGGIEIVGQRLSSVAASCNVPFEFHPVAASCSDVEIEHLKVRRGEPLAVNFALVLHHMPDESVGTQNHRDRLLRMVKSLSPKIVTLVEQESNTNTAQFFPRFLETLNYYLSVFESIDVALPRDHKQRINVEQHCLAREIVNILACEGAERVERHELLERWRSRFFMAGFKPYPLSSSVNATIKNLLDNYYKSYTLDERNGALYLGWMNRDLVASCAWK